In bacterium, the genomic window TACCCCTTGTTCCAAACTTACGGAATGATCTTTTCATTAACGCATTTCCAACTGCTGATAAATGTGTTTACCCGGTTTATCAGCTTGGTCGGGAAAAGGTAAGCAGAATATATGACAACCGGTTAATCGGACCATTTATGGAGGTTCGTTACCCTGAAAATTGGCATTATGTGGATGTCTGGAATCAGCAAACAATTCCGACAAAAGAAAAAAACGGTAAGACACTTCTTGTCTTTCCAGAAGAACCTGCTGATGTCATGTCATGCATCATTGGCATGCCACGAAACTTGCAAGTTAAAAAGGATGCTAATACCTTACATATTTCTTCCCTGAACCCAGTTGAAAAGGGTTCAATTCATGTTAATACTGTAAACAATCTGACGATGATGGAAAATCAGGTTGTTGTCCTTCAGGGAAGCAGTGGTGAGATCGACCTATCTCAAATAGACCTAAGGTTTCCCTATAAAATCTTAGTAAAATTAATGCAGGGTGATATCCTAAAAGATGAAGTTATTTTAGACATTGGATGGAAGAAATTTTTTTAACAAAAATATAATAGGAGACAAGTCATGCGTAAACAAATTATCTTTGTTATGTTGTTTGTAATCGCTGCTATTTTTCTTTCATGCGGCAAACAAGAGATTAAAACTATGAAACTTGATGTGCTGCGTGATAAGATCGCCGGGGGTTGGGCAGGAAAGATGATTGGTGTAACTTATGGTGCTCCCACTGAATTTAGAGCAACCGGGAAAACCTACGATGAGGAACTAAACTGGAATGCTAAGCAGGTAAAAGGAGCTTTGAAACAGGATGATCTCTACGTTCAAATGAGCTTTATGATGACAATGGATAAATATAGCATGGATGCTCCAGCAGAAAAATTTGCTAAATCTTTTGCAAATGCTGGCTATCCTCTCTGGTGCGCCAATGTCACAGCGCGTAAAAATTATTTTGATGGTATTATGCCTCCCAAATCTGGTAGTCCAGAATATAACCTCTGGGCTGACGCGATCGATTTCCAAATTGAGGCTGATTACATTGGCTTTATGTGCCCTGCCATGCCACAAACGTCCAATAAAATTTGTAATAAAATCGGTCACATCATGAACTACGGAGATGGAGTTTATGGTGGAATGTTTGTATGTGCACTTTACGCACAGGCTTATTTTGAAAAAGACATTGCTACTATTGTAAAAAATGCACTTAAGGCAATTCCCGCTAAAAGCGAATACGCCCAATGTATTCAAGATGTCATCGATTTGCATGCTAAATATCCAGATAACTGGCGTTCGGCCTGGAAAGAATTTAATGCAAAATGGGGCGATACAGATATCAGTGGACCACTCAATCCCTTTAATATTGACGCAAAAATCAATGGTTCTTTTATAGTTATGGGATTGTTGTACGGTAATGGTGACTTTGGTAAAACTATGGAAATTTCTATCCGATGTGGCCAGGATTCGGATTGTAATCCATCTAATGCTGCTGCTGTTTTAGGGATTCGGGATGGGTATTCAAATATTCCTGATAAATGGAAAAGTGGCATTCCAGAAATTGCTGATTCACTTTTTATTTTCACTGATTACTCCTTTAACAAGGTAGTTGAAAACACACTGAATTACGCCAAAAGAATAGTTTTAGCAAATGGTGGCAAAATAAAAGATGATGTAGTGTATATCAAGGAACAAATTCCTAAAGCACCAAAGAGATTAGAAGTTTCTTTTCCCGGAATTAAGCCTTTGTATCAGGCTGGTGTTGAAGATTCGAACTGGGTTTGGAAAGGTAGTTGGAAAAATGTGGCCAAAGGATGGTTTAATCAAAAAATGAAAGTAAGCGACCAACAAGGCGCTGAAGCCAGTCTTAAATTTAAGGGATCTGGAATTTTGCTCACAGGTAGCTGGGACCGCAACGGAGGCAAAGCTGATATTTATATAGATGGACAGCTAATGCGAACAATTGATACTTATTATTGGGTTGCCAATAGTGGTTATCCAGGAGCTTATCTATATCACGTTTTGAATCTACCGTATGATAATCATACAGTTAGAATTGTAGTGAGCGGCAAAAAAAATCCAAAAGCGACAGGAACTAATATTACATTGGGTGGAGCAGTTATATATGGAACCACTAAATCCTAGGGACAAGTAATATTGAAGCGATTAATTGTAGGAGACAGAAACCATGAAGTACTCTAAAAATAACTTTCGCAATTTGTTAGTATCCTCACTTTTAATTGTTCTATGTTCATTATTTATAGGGGAAAAAGCAGAGGCACAGATTTGGCGTGTATGGTTAAAAGTCAACGCTCAACAAATCTATGGGCCAAAAAGCACCAAGAATGCAGAATTGTGGCAGATAAAAATTAAACAATGGCGTGAGATTGAAAAAGCAAAATTAGCCTATAATGATGCTTATTATACTAGTCAGAACTTCCAATGGGTACAACAAAATTTTATTCAACCACAAATGATGGCTCAAGAACGCACTTTTTATGATCCAGCCACTAATGAATATACAGTAGATAAGTATTTAAAGGAAGTTACGTCTCGATATGGAGGGATCAATAGTATTCTTATTTGGCCAACCTACCCTAACATTGGTATTGACAATAGGAACCAATTCGATTGGATTCGATTAATGCCAGGAGGGTTAAATGGTGTAAGGGATATGGTAAGACAATTCCATAAATATGGGATTAAAGTGTTGCTTCCCTATAATCCATGGGATATAGGGACGAGGAGAGAACCAGTATCTGATCAAACTGCTTTTGCAAAAATTTTGGCTTATACTGAAGCTGATGGAATAAATGGGGATACAACACCAGGTTTGGGGATTTCATGGAGAGCAGAATTTGATAAAACCGGTAGAAGCCTTATTATTGAGCCAGAGCATGAATCTGATGATAAGTATCTTGAATATGACCATATGGGCTGGGCTTATTGGGATTATCCATTTATTCCCACCATTAGCAGACAAAAATGGATAGAACCGAGGCATATGATTCATGTTTGCAATCGTTGGGCTCAAGATCACACAAATGATCTACAATTTGCGTTTTTTAATGGAGTGGGATTTGAAACCTGGCAGAATGTGTGGGGAATTTATAATGGGATGACTCCCCGTGCTGCTGAAACAGTCAAAAGAATCACAAAGACGGAAAAGTTCTTTTATAAATTGCTGACTGGCCCTAATTGGGAACCTCATTACCCTGTTTTAAACCACGGTGTGTTTGCAAGCAAATGGTCAGGGGCACGTCGTATTCTATGGACAATAGTAAATAGGAATGATTTCGATGTGGATGGGAATCAAATTAAGATTGCCTATAAAAAGGGAACAAGATATTTTGATATTTGGCACGGTTCAGAGTTGAAACCAACTATTACGGGAAAGAATGCTGTTTTATCTTTTGGAATTGAACCGAAGGGATTTGGAGCAATCTTAGCTATAGATCATGCTGCAGTAGATCAAAATTTACAGAAGCTTTTATCAGATTTCAAAGAGTTGAGTAAGATAAAATTGATGGATCTTAGTAATGAATGGAAACCTCTTCCACAAAAAATAGTTGAGATTAAACCTACTCTAAGCGCAAAGAAAACACCAAAAGGAATGATAAAAATCCCAGGCACAAAATATGTAATGGAAATCAATGGGATTGAGATTGAAGGTGGTGAGAATCCCGGAGTAGACGTCCAGATGCCCGGTGAAAAAATAGCACGTAGGCACCACAGATTTGTTGTAGATATTCCTGCATTCTTCATTGATAAATATCCAGTAACAAACAGACAATTCAAAAGATTTATGAATGCTACACATTACGCACCATTAGATACTATTAATTTCCTGAAAGACTGGAAGAATGGAGCATATCAAAAAGGATGGGGTAACAAACCAGTTACTTGGGTAGATATTGAAGACGCAAGAGCATATGCAAAATGGGCAGGGAAAAGACTGCCCCACGAATGGGAATGGCAATATGCTGCACAAGGTAAAGATTGCCGTCTCTATCCCTGGGGAAACAATTGGGATGATTCTGCAGTGCCCATTCCAGACAAAGGACACAATTTAAGAGGGCCCGATGATGTGAATGCTCATCCAAAGGGGAAAAGTCTGTTCGGAGTAGAAGATATGGTTGGGAATGTCTGGCAATGGACCGACGAATATGTCGATACCCACACAAAGGCGGCAATTCTTCGTGGCGGGTCTTATTATCAGCCTCAGGGATCATATTGGTACTTCCCTCAGGCTTATAAGCTCAATCAGCACGGCAAATATTTGTTAATGTCGCCGGGACAAAACAGAGCCGGTACTGTGGGATTCCGGTGTGTAAAAGATGCAAAATAACGGAGTGGAAAATATTTTAATATATTGAATCTATATATTCGTCTCCAAAGTGGGGATCAACGAAAAGAAAAACTATTTATTAAGCTACGAGATAATTAATAATGAAGAGGTAACAGTGAAAGTACTAAATAAAATCATTCTGTTTTTTATGATTGTATTTTTCCTTGTCGCTGCCAATTGCCAAAAGAAAGACTCAGGTAAACCCCCCATGATTGCTGGTGCTGATATAGCCATCGCGCAGACTGAATATGGCAAAGTCAGGGGCTATATCCATAATGGCACGTTTGTCTATAAAGGTATTCCCTATGCAAAGGCAGAACGGTTTATGCCTCCTGTAAAACCCGATGCATGGGAAGGAATAAGAAGCTCCCTGTTTTGGGGGCCGGTCTGTCCAATGATGACATCACATTCAATGGAGCTGGATGAAGGGGAATTCTTATTCCAGCATGATTGGGGATATCCGAGCGAAGATTGTCTGCGTTTGAATATCTGGACACCTGGAATAAATGATGAAAAGAAAAGACCCATCATGGTCTGGATTCATGGTGGCGGATATGCCTATGGTTCATCTCAGGAGCTTCCATGCTATGATGGAGAAAGCCTTAGTAAAAAAGGTAATATAGTGCTTGTTTCTGTAAACCACCGCCTAAATGTACTGGGATTCCTGGATCTGTCCGCCTATGGTGAAAAATACAAATTTTCAGCAAACGCAGGTATGATGGATCTTGTAGCAGCGCTGGAATGGATAAGAGATAATATTGCTAATTTCGGCGGCGATCCAAATAATGTTACGATATTTGGGCAATCAGGCGGTGGCGGTAAGGTAGCTACCTTGTTAAGCGCACCTTCCGCCAAAGGTCTTTTCCACAAAGCCATTATTGAAAGTGGTTGGAATCCAGAATATCAGAGACAGGAAATAAGCCGGCGAATTGGCAGGGCTGTTGTTCAGGAGCTGGGTTTACAACCTTCACAAATAAACTCCATTCAGAAGATGCCCTATGCAGAACTTGCAGCTGCGACACAGCGGGCATTGAAAAAAATCAGGGAACAACTTACTGCAGAAGGTAATGAGCCTAAGGGATATAGCTTCGGCTTAATTCCTACTCTGGATGGTAATTTCTTGCCTTATGAGCAGAGCGATCCGAGAGCACTTTCTCTATCAAAAGATGTGCCTCTTATTATTGGTACTACTAAAAACGAGTTTATCACTTCAGCTTGGGTTGCACCTCGTATGAGAAATGCTCCCTTAGATAGTGTTAAAAGTTTCATTCAAAAGAAATATGGTGATAAAGCAGATGCCTACATTGAAGCAGTAAAGCAGGCTTTTCCCAAGGATACCAGGCCAACAGATTTAATAGATGTTGATATCATGTTCCGGCGGAGTGCTGTTAACTATGCAAATTTAAAAACATCTAACAGCAATGCACCTGTTTTTATGTACCTGTTCACCTGGCAATCCCCTGTCTTTGATGGGGATTACAAAGCAATTCATTGTATGGAGTTGCCTTTTGTATTCAATAATATCGGCCTTTGGGAGGAAATAACTGGAGGTGGAGAGGATGCTTATGCACTTGCAGACAAAATGAGTCAGGCATGGATAAACTTTGCCTGTTATGGTGATCCAAACCATAGAGGATTGCCAGAGTGGCAACCGTATACCAAGGAGAACGGCGCTACCATGTTCTTTGATAATGAATGTGTTGTACGCCATCACCATGATAAAGTACTCTTGAAGGTCACCGTCAGGGAATAATTGATAGTCAATAATGACGGGAAGAATGAATTGAAGTGAGATGTGTGCCATTGTTGCCATCCATTTCTGTTGGGTGATGAAGCGGGGTGTA contains:
- a CDS encoding carboxylesterase/lipase family protein, with protein sequence MFVSKVGINEKKNYLLSYEIINNEEVTVKVLNKIILFFMIVFFLVAANCQKKDSGKPPMIAGADIAIAQTEYGKVRGYIHNGTFVYKGIPYAKAERFMPPVKPDAWEGIRSSLFWGPVCPMMTSHSMELDEGEFLFQHDWGYPSEDCLRLNIWTPGINDEKKRPIMVWIHGGGYAYGSSQELPCYDGESLSKKGNIVLVSVNHRLNVLGFLDLSAYGEKYKFSANAGMMDLVAALEWIRDNIANFGGDPNNVTIFGQSGGGGKVATLLSAPSAKGLFHKAIIESGWNPEYQRQEISRRIGRAVVQELGLQPSQINSIQKMPYAELAAATQRALKKIREQLTAEGNEPKGYSFGLIPTLDGNFLPYEQSDPRALSLSKDVPLIIGTTKNEFITSAWVAPRMRNAPLDSVKSFIQKKYGDKADAYIEAVKQAFPKDTRPTDLIDVDIMFRRSAVNYANLKTSNSNAPVFMYLFTWQSPVFDGDYKAIHCMELPFVFNNIGLWEEITGGGEDAYALADKMSQAWINFACYGDPNHRGLPEWQPYTKENGATMFFDNECVVRHHHDKVLLKVTVRE
- a CDS encoding SUMF1/EgtB/PvdO family nonheme iron enzyme — its product is MLIWPTYPNIGIDNRNQFDWIRLMPGGLNGVRDMVRQFHKYGIKVLLPYNPWDIGTRREPVSDQTAFAKILAYTEADGINGDTTPGLGISWRAEFDKTGRSLIIEPEHESDDKYLEYDHMGWAYWDYPFIPTISRQKWIEPRHMIHVCNRWAQDHTNDLQFAFFNGVGFETWQNVWGIYNGMTPRAAETVKRITKTEKFFYKLLTGPNWEPHYPVLNHGVFASKWSGARRILWTIVNRNDFDVDGNQIKIAYKKGTRYFDIWHGSELKPTITGKNAVLSFGIEPKGFGAILAIDHAAVDQNLQKLLSDFKELSKIKLMDLSNEWKPLPQKIVEIKPTLSAKKTPKGMIKIPGTKYVMEINGIEIEGGENPGVDVQMPGEKIARRHHRFVVDIPAFFIDKYPVTNRQFKRFMNATHYAPLDTINFLKDWKNGAYQKGWGNKPVTWVDIEDARAYAKWAGKRLPHEWEWQYAAQGKDCRLYPWGNNWDDSAVPIPDKGHNLRGPDDVNAHPKGKSLFGVEDMVGNVWQWTDEYVDTHTKAAILRGGSYYQPQGSYWYFPQAYKLNQHGKYLLMSPGQNRAGTVGFRCVKDAK
- a CDS encoding ADP-ribosylglycohydrolase family protein; translation: MRKQIIFVMLFVIAAIFLSCGKQEIKTMKLDVLRDKIAGGWAGKMIGVTYGAPTEFRATGKTYDEELNWNAKQVKGALKQDDLYVQMSFMMTMDKYSMDAPAEKFAKSFANAGYPLWCANVTARKNYFDGIMPPKSGSPEYNLWADAIDFQIEADYIGFMCPAMPQTSNKICNKIGHIMNYGDGVYGGMFVCALYAQAYFEKDIATIVKNALKAIPAKSEYAQCIQDVIDLHAKYPDNWRSAWKEFNAKWGDTDISGPLNPFNIDAKINGSFIVMGLLYGNGDFGKTMEISIRCGQDSDCNPSNAAAVLGIRDGYSNIPDKWKSGIPEIADSLFIFTDYSFNKVVENTLNYAKRIVLANGGKIKDDVVYIKEQIPKAPKRLEVSFPGIKPLYQAGVEDSNWVWKGSWKNVAKGWFNQKMKVSDQQGAEASLKFKGSGILLTGSWDRNGGKADIYIDGQLMRTIDTYYWVANSGYPGAYLYHVLNLPYDNHTVRIVVSGKKNPKATGTNITLGGAVIYGTTKS